A region of Rhizorhabdus wittichii RW1 DNA encodes the following proteins:
- a CDS encoding Pyrrolo-quinoline quinone (PFAM: Pyrrolo-quinoline quinone) — MKGSMLRTLAGAAALALVAATAPTQANGPTDADLMNDAASTGDVLTYGMGPRAQRFSPLKAISTDNVAKLVPAFSASLGGEKQRGQEAQPIVYDGTIYVTGSYSRVFAFDARTGEEKWQYDARLPEGIMPCCDVVNRGAAIYGDKIIFATLDAHLVALNRETGKVVWNKKVADYQAGYSATAAPIIVKGKVIYGNSGGEFGIVGAVEARDVETGELVWRRPTIEGHMGSLGGKDNGITGKLNASWQGDLWKTGGGATWLGGTYDPETNLLYFGTGNPAPWNSHLRPGDNLYTSSTLAIDPDTGVIKWHFQTTPHDGWDFDGVNEFIPFDATINGKPMKLGAKADRNGYFFVLDRTNGKFIGAHKFVMQTTWANGFNAKGRPNYVDANRPGAPTAEKGTSVFASPSFLGGKNWMPMAYSQDTGLFYIPSNDWGMDIWNEPIAYKKGAAYLGAGFTIKPIAEDHIGALRAMDPKTGKIVWEYKNKAPLWGGVLTTAGNLVFTGTPEGYLKAFDAKTGQELWKFQTGSGVVGSPVTWEQDGEQYVAVMSGWGGAVPLWGGEVAKSFKDINQGGSLWVFKLAK, encoded by the coding sequence ATGAAGGGATCCATGCTGCGCACGCTGGCCGGGGCGGCCGCGCTCGCGCTGGTGGCGGCGACGGCGCCGACGCAGGCGAACGGCCCCACCGACGCCGATCTGATGAACGACGCCGCCTCGACCGGCGACGTGCTGACCTATGGCATGGGCCCGCGCGCGCAGCGCTTCAGCCCGCTCAAGGCGATCAGCACCGACAATGTCGCCAAGCTGGTCCCCGCCTTCTCCGCCTCGCTCGGCGGCGAGAAGCAGCGCGGCCAGGAGGCGCAGCCGATCGTCTATGACGGCACCATCTACGTCACCGGCAGCTATTCGCGCGTCTTCGCCTTCGATGCCCGCACCGGCGAGGAGAAGTGGCAATATGACGCCCGCCTGCCCGAAGGGATCATGCCCTGCTGCGACGTGGTGAACCGCGGCGCCGCCATCTATGGCGACAAGATCATCTTCGCGACGCTCGACGCGCATCTCGTCGCGCTCAACCGCGAGACCGGCAAGGTCGTCTGGAACAAGAAGGTCGCCGACTACCAGGCCGGCTACAGCGCCACCGCCGCGCCGATCATCGTCAAGGGCAAGGTGATCTACGGCAATTCGGGCGGCGAGTTCGGCATCGTCGGCGCGGTCGAGGCGCGCGACGTCGAGACCGGCGAGCTGGTCTGGCGCCGTCCGACGATCGAAGGCCATATGGGCTCGCTGGGCGGCAAGGACAACGGCATCACCGGCAAGCTCAACGCGAGCTGGCAGGGCGACCTGTGGAAGACCGGCGGCGGCGCGACCTGGCTCGGCGGCACCTATGATCCCGAGACCAACCTGCTCTATTTCGGCACCGGCAATCCGGCGCCGTGGAACAGCCACCTGCGCCCCGGCGACAATCTCTACACCTCGTCGACGCTCGCCATCGATCCCGACACCGGCGTGATCAAATGGCATTTCCAGACCACGCCGCACGACGGCTGGGACTTCGACGGCGTCAACGAGTTCATCCCGTTCGACGCGACGATCAACGGCAAGCCGATGAAGCTGGGCGCGAAGGCCGACCGCAACGGCTATTTCTTCGTGCTGGACCGCACCAACGGCAAGTTCATCGGCGCGCACAAATTCGTGATGCAGACGACCTGGGCCAACGGCTTCAACGCCAAGGGCCGTCCCAATTATGTCGACGCCAACCGCCCCGGCGCGCCGACCGCCGAGAAGGGCACCAGCGTCTTCGCCTCGCCCAGCTTCCTCGGCGGCAAGAACTGGATGCCGATGGCGTACAGCCAGGACACCGGCCTGTTCTACATCCCGTCGAACGACTGGGGCATGGACATCTGGAACGAGCCGATCGCCTACAAGAAGGGCGCCGCCTATCTGGGCGCGGGCTTCACGATCAAGCCGATCGCCGAGGACCATATCGGCGCGCTGCGCGCGATGGACCCGAAGACCGGCAAGATCGTGTGGGAGTACAAGAACAAGGCGCCGCTGTGGGGCGGTGTCCTGACCACCGCAGGCAACCTCGTCTTCACCGGCACGCCCGAGGGCTATCTGAAGGCGTTCGACGCGAAGACCGGACAGGAGCTGTGGAAGTTCCAGACCGGATCGGGCGTCGTCGGGTCGCCGGTCACCTGGGAACAGGACGGCGAGCAATATGTCGCGGTGATGTCGGG
- a CDS encoding 40-residue YVTN family beta-propeller repeat protein (TIGRFAM: 40-residue YVTN family beta-propeller repeat protein), which yields MRWIAWCALGMIAAPAGAETLYVSNERGNSISVIDADAGRTIATWPVGGRPRGITLSRDGRFIYLCASADHAVQVIDRATGKVVAELPSGQDPEQFFLSRDGAMLFIANEDDAALTAVDVAARKVAFQVDVGGEPEGVAQSPDGKWVVVTSEEDNVVNWIDLASRTMAEAMPVDLRPRHVEFTADGRELWVAAEVGGTVQIADVATRKVIDTLRFAIPGVASYRILPCGIRFTPDGRTAIVALGRADHVALVDVATRKVRAYVPVGRRVWHVAVGADGRRAYAANGLSDNVSVIDLAAAKVAATVAAGESPWGIVVAP from the coding sequence ATGAGGTGGATCGCATGGTGCGCGCTGGGCATGATCGCCGCGCCGGCCGGCGCGGAGACGCTCTATGTCTCCAACGAGCGCGGCAACAGCATCAGCGTGATCGATGCCGATGCCGGCCGGACGATCGCGACCTGGCCGGTCGGCGGGCGGCCGCGCGGCATCACCCTGTCGCGCGACGGGCGCTTCATCTATCTGTGCGCCAGCGCCGACCATGCGGTGCAGGTGATCGACCGGGCGACCGGCAAGGTCGTGGCCGAGCTGCCCTCGGGCCAGGACCCGGAGCAATTCTTCCTGTCGCGCGATGGCGCCATGCTGTTCATCGCCAATGAGGACGACGCCGCGCTGACGGCGGTCGACGTCGCCGCGCGCAAGGTCGCCTTCCAGGTCGACGTCGGCGGCGAGCCCGAGGGCGTCGCGCAGAGCCCGGACGGCAAATGGGTGGTGGTCACCTCGGAAGAGGACAATGTCGTCAACTGGATCGACCTGGCGAGCCGGACGATGGCGGAGGCGATGCCGGTCGACCTGCGGCCCCGCCATGTCGAGTTCACCGCCGACGGTCGCGAGCTGTGGGTCGCGGCCGAGGTCGGCGGCACCGTCCAGATCGCCGACGTCGCGACGCGCAAGGTGATCGACACGCTGCGCTTCGCCATTCCCGGCGTCGCATCCTATCGCATCCTGCCCTGCGGCATCCGCTTCACCCCCGATGGCCGAACGGCGATCGTCGCGCTCGGCCGGGCCGACCATGTCGCGCTGGTCGACGTCGCCACCCGCAAGGTCCGCGCCTATGTGCCGGTCGGCCGCCGGGTATGGCACGTCGCGGTCGGCGCGGACGGGCGGCGGGCCTATGCCGCCAATGGTCTTTCGGACAATGTCTCGGTGATCGACCTCGCCGCCGCGAAGGTCGCCGCTACCGTCGCGGCGGGCGAAAGCCCTTGGGGAATCGTGGTCGCGCCCTGA
- a CDS encoding extracellular solute-binding protein, family 3 (SMART: extracellular solute-binding protein, family 3) yields MIGRRGLLLGAAATAGLALLPALAEAAPLAKVKALGALRVAVYKDNRPWSWTEAGKVHGIDADLARAIADKLGVRVDLAEIAADESVDDDLRNAVWKGGLLGFMPADLMLHIPFDRTFASRNDQVAIIAPYYRESFQFACMPGALDCEAPPIQWRGKRLAAELDSIPDFYLIGAFGGILAKDVTHYMSGAEAVAAVTGGKADAVLASRAQIEAGLSAAGGRPLDRRKMPLPAFTSPGWDIGMAVKENSRTLGDAVEEIMAAMATSGELKAIFAAHGVTYAPALAA; encoded by the coding sequence ATGATCGGCCGCCGGGGGCTGCTGCTCGGCGCGGCGGCGACCGCGGGGCTCGCCCTGCTGCCCGCGCTGGCCGAGGCCGCGCCGCTCGCCAAGGTCAAGGCGCTCGGCGCGCTGCGCGTCGCGGTCTACAAGGACAACCGGCCCTGGTCGTGGACCGAGGCCGGCAAGGTCCACGGCATCGACGCCGACCTGGCCCGCGCGATCGCGGACAAGCTGGGGGTGCGCGTCGACCTGGCCGAGATCGCCGCCGACGAGAGCGTCGACGACGATCTGCGCAACGCGGTGTGGAAGGGCGGCCTGCTCGGCTTCATGCCCGCAGACCTGATGCTCCACATCCCGTTCGACCGGACCTTCGCGTCGCGCAACGACCAGGTCGCGATCATCGCGCCCTATTATCGGGAGAGCTTCCAGTTCGCCTGCATGCCCGGCGCGCTCGACTGCGAGGCGCCGCCGATCCAATGGCGCGGCAAGCGGCTGGCGGCGGAACTGGACAGCATCCCCGACTTCTACCTGATCGGCGCGTTCGGCGGCATCCTCGCGAAGGACGTCACCCATTATATGTCGGGGGCCGAGGCGGTCGCGGCAGTGACCGGCGGCAAGGCCGACGCGGTGCTCGCCAGCCGCGCCCAGATCGAGGCGGGCCTGTCCGCCGCCGGTGGTCGCCCGCTCGACCGGCGCAAGATGCCCCTGCCCGCCTTCACCTCGCCCGGCTGGGACATCGGCATGGCGGTCAAGGAGAACAGCCGCACGCTCGGCGATGCGGTCGAGGAGATCATGGCGGCGATGGCCACGTCGGGCGAGCTGAAGGCGATTTTCGCCGCGCATGGCGTCACCTATGCGCCCGCGCTGGCCGCCTGA